The proteins below come from a single Drosophila teissieri strain GT53w chromosome 3L, Prin_Dtei_1.1, whole genome shotgun sequence genomic window:
- the LOC122618511 gene encoding uncharacterized protein LOC122618511, protein MATRIKVMGQCPYCNRHVAKDLRPINMLSARDAKRISQLINEVLPPVQLESEEEKQDHEEPVHDHRSRKAHVSKRKEEKDSERKTISKKNTKSPFCQDKLKIGTRSGKTRVTRRKKEIVRLSEPDVESEDPSLLGNINKETRGRTTPVSKKKNRIEHVSDSEEKIEDDSCSRGDLNKDKSLQENVEEVSCTPKEELKESYYSQDKLENEAQKRAVEEDKSENSPDAITGCILGLVEEEFGRDPACSGSSGILKGNAEIILAMLAEEQHMIKKIRKRSSQSCWWEADEPAPKRRRC, encoded by the exons atggcTACAAGAATAAAAGTAATGGGTCAGTGTCCATATTGTAATCGTCATGTGGCCAAAGACCTAAGACCTATCAACATGCTGTCAGCACGGGATGCCAAAAGAATATCTCAACTGATAAACGAAGTGCTTCCCCCAGTTCAGTTGGAATCCGAGGAGGAGAAGCAAGATCATGAGGAACCAGTGCATGATCATAGATCTAGAAAAGCGCACGTGTCGAAGAGAAAGGAAGAGAAAGATTCTGAAAGGAAGACAATATccaagaaaaatacaaaatctcCATTCTGCCAGGATAAATTAAAGATAGGTACTAGGAGCGGAAAAACGCGTGTTACCAGGAGGAAGAAAGAAATTGTAAGGTTGTCTGAACCCGACGTCGAATCAGAAGATCCTTCTTTATTAGGGAACATAAACAAAGAGACTAGAGGCAGAACAACGCCggtgtcaaaaaaaaagaaccgaaTTGAACATGTTTCGGATTCTGAGGAGAAAATAGAAGATGATTCTTGCTCACGGGGGGATTTAAACAAAGATAAAAGTTTACAAGAAAACGTGGAAGAAGTTTCCTGCACCCCGAAG GAAGAGCTAAAAGAAAGTTATTATTCACAAGATAAATTGGAAAATGAAGCTCAAAAAAGGGCTGTAGAGGAGGATAAATCCGAAAATTCTCCAGACGCGATCACTGGGTGCATATTGGGGTTGGTAGAGGAGGAGTTTGGGCGTGATCCGGCTTGCAGTGGATCATCGGGGATTTTAAAGGGGAACGCCGAGATCATACTGGCCATGCTGGCCGAGGAGCAGCATATGATCAAGAAGATTAGGAAGCGGTCCTCACAGTCTTGTTGGTGGGAGGCGGACGAGCCGGCTCCTAAAAGGCGCAGGTGTTAA